The genomic window CCGCTCCGGTGGCAGTGGGGGTAGTGACGACATGTGCGAGCGTGGGTAACGAAATGCAGCACGCGTGAGGGCGGCCGTTGCGCCGGTCAGTCGGAGTCCGGGCGTACGACGACTAGTTGCGCGATGTACGTGGGGGCGTCCGCGCCTCGGCCGGTGAGTGGGGCATCCGATTCGCCAACGGTGAGGCCGCCAAGGGCTGGGAGCAGCTGAGCACTCAGACTGCCACCAACACCCGCGCCGCCTGGTACCTGGTGCGCACCGACCCATCCCGGCCAGTCGGACCGAGCGCCACCACCGAATCAAGGGCGAACTCGCCCCGGGAAGCGACCCAAGACCGAGTGGGGATCTGGGGCTGAGAACCTGGTGCCTTCCCGCCAAAGAAGCGATGCCAGATACCTCCATCTTCCTGGTGGATCCTGCTTGATTACCTTGAATAGGCAGGTAAGTTGCGGGAATGCCATTTGAATCGAATGGAATGTTTGGGTGGCGTGAAGTAGCCCGGCTCCCTGTGAACCCCTGGTTTCCGTTGATAGAGATGGGCGACGACTACCAAGAACTGGAAGGTGCTGTAGATGCTGTCATCGTCCGCCCAGCCCGTCACCCGCGGCCTGCCGCCTCCCTCGTGGGAGGTGCGGGCTCTTGCGGCTGACCGTTGGCCGTCCTTCTACGCTGCGGTGCTTGGCGCGTTCCGCGAAACCGAACCTCAAGAGGCCACCGACCTGTGGCGGTCCCTGGCCGAGCCGCACCGCTGCGTGGTCGTCGAGGACCGCGGCGCCATCGCCGGCACGGCAGGTGCCTTCTCCTTCCGGATGACTGTCCCCGGCGGGCGGCTCGTGGACACCGCCGGCGTGAGCATGGTCAGTGTCCAGCCTGACTGCCGCCGACGCGGTGTCCTCAGCACTCTGATGCGTCATCAGCTGGAATCGCTCCAGCGCCTGGGCGAGCCGCTCGCTGTGCTCACAGCCTCCGAGGCACCCATCTACGGGCGGTTCGGCTATGGGGTCGCGGCCCGTCAGCTCTCCCTGGACATCGCCTCGCGCCGGGTCCGGCTCACCGCCCCGCCCAGCGGCGAGACTGAGGTGGAGCTGACCGTGGAGGACCCGCACAAGGCCCTGGCCACCTGTGAGGAGTTCTACGCACGCCAGGTCCCACTGCGCCCCGGAACGCTGGCCCGCTCCGACGGCTGGGAACTGCTGCCGTTGCTCGACCCGCCCGCCTGGCGGCACGGCGCCTCCCCACTCGAATGCGTCGTGGCCCGGATGGCCGGCGAGGTGGTCGGCTACGCCCGGTACACGGTTGCCGTCGACTGGTCCCGGACCAATACAGCCGAAGGCACCGTCCGGGTCCGCGACATCGAGGCCCGGGACCCGCGCGCCTACGCCGCGCTGTGGCGCTTCCTGCTGGAGACCGACCTCACCTCGCGGGTGATCGCTGTGAACCGGCCGGTGGACGACCCGTTCCTGCACCTGGTGTCAGACGTACGCCACTGCACGCCCACCGTGCTGGACAGCCTGTACGTACGCGTCGTGGACGCCCCCGTCGCGCTGAGCGCACGCATCTACGCGACCGGACTCGACCTGGTCCTGGAGATCGAGGACGCCCTGGCCCCCTGGAACCAGGGCCGCTGGCGCCTGAGCGGAGACGGCACCGGGGCGGTGTGCACCCGCACCCAACGCGCCCCTGACCTCTCCTTGGACGCCTCTGCACTCGGTTCGGCCTACCTGGGCGGGACCACCCTCACCGAACTGGCCGGAGCCGGCCGTGTCCGTGAGCACCGGCCCGGCGCGCTCACCGCCGCGACCGCAGCCTTCGCCTCGCCCACGGCCCCCTGGCTGCCGCACGCCTTCTGCCGCTCACTGCTGCCCCGCTTGTGACCCCCCTCAGGCGGCCATGAGCACTCGCCACTCACTGCCCCGGGCCCGGCCCTTCCCAACAGGGGTCGGGCCCGGGGGCAGAGATGGGCGCGGCGCCGCAGCAAGTGCCGTGACCGGCACGGTCGGGCGATCCAGGGCCGGCATGGCCTGCGCGAGAGGCCCAAGAGAGTGCGGCGAACTCTGGCTGTCCCTGCGAGTGGAGGACCTTGAGCAGTGCAGGGCGCACTGATGACCAGGACGCCACCGCTCGATTAGTGGGGGGCTGGGCTGGGGAGGATCGGCCCCGAACCGACTCGGGCGGTGGCGTCCTGGTGGTCATGCAGGATCGACGGTGATCCCGTGGTCCGGGTCAGTGGTGTTGTGCACCGCGTACCGCGCAGAGATGGTGGCGGTGGTGAGGGATGTGGGGCAGAAGAACGAGCCCTCGATCTTCACGGGGATTTGGGCATGCTCCATGGTGAGCGCGGAGCCGCTGCCTGCTTCCCAGTGGCCTTGCGCGGTGGTAGACGCGTCTGGTGCGGCTGTGACTGTGCAGGAGAGGAGCCCGCTGGTCTTCAAGACGAAGCCGCCTGCAGGGATGGACAGACGGGCGGTGCTGGGCTTGCCGTACTGCAGGGAGATCTGCCAGGGGCCGTTGTTCTCGTTGGTCTCTATGGCTACCCGCAGCCCTGGTGCATCCGTGCTGCAGTCCTTGAAGACCGGAGCCTTGATGCGGACGGCGACCGGCCCCTGGGGGTTGGCGTTGCCGGGCCCTGGGGGAATCGTGTTGTATGCCCCGGCGCCAGTTTGTGCGCGTGACTCGGAGGCCGTGCAGGTGACGGTGATTGGTCCGGCTTCGAAGACGATGGGCCCCGAGGCGACCGCGTCGAAGCGATGACCGGCAGGGGACATGGATGTGCCGGCCGGCGCCGCCGGGGCGGCATGTGCGTCTGCCGGTGA from Streptomyces formicae includes these protein-coding regions:
- a CDS encoding GNAT family N-acetyltransferase; amino-acid sequence: MLSSSAQPVTRGLPPPSWEVRALAADRWPSFYAAVLGAFRETEPQEATDLWRSLAEPHRCVVVEDRGAIAGTAGAFSFRMTVPGGRLVDTAGVSMVSVQPDCRRRGVLSTLMRHQLESLQRLGEPLAVLTASEAPIYGRFGYGVAARQLSLDIASRRVRLTAPPSGETEVELTVEDPHKALATCEEFYARQVPLRPGTLARSDGWELLPLLDPPAWRHGASPLECVVARMAGEVVGYARYTVAVDWSRTNTAEGTVRVRDIEARDPRAYAALWRFLLETDLTSRVIAVNRPVDDPFLHLVSDVRHCTPTVLDSLYVRVVDAPVALSARIYATGLDLVLEIEDALAPWNQGRWRLSGDGTGAVCTRTQRAPDLSLDASALGSAYLGGTTLTELAGAGRVREHRPGALTAATAAFASPTAPWLPHAFCRSLLPRL